The Arachis ipaensis cultivar K30076 chromosome B07, Araip1.1, whole genome shotgun sequence genome includes a window with the following:
- the LOC110264437 gene encoding uncharacterized protein LOC110264437 has protein sequence MEQSKKNNEINVPFSWESKPGLSRVSNSEKTMIRSSDLELKPPPPYRSSRVHPRISSFRMESTSHTHCNKGEDPFVEAYKKCTKTPPSSSTHRNKKKSSSSWPSSIIKYMHIFSCKLFAGDVVS, from the exons ATGGAACAGAGCAAGAAGAATAATGAGATAAACGTTCCATTCTCATGGGAATCAAAGCCTGGTCTCTCCAGAGTAAGCAACAGTGAGAAAACAATGATTAGGAGCAGTGATTTAGAGCTAAAACCTCCTCCTCCGTATAGGAGTAGCAGAG TTCATCCAAGAATCAGTTCGTTTCGAATGGAAAGTACTAGTCATACTCATTGTAACAAGGGAGAAGATCCTTTTGTTGAAGCTTACAAGAAATGCACCAAAACTCCACCATCATCATCAACGCACCGTAACAAAAAGAAATCATCTTCATCTTGGCCTAGCAGCATAATAAAGTACATGCATATTTTTTCCTGCAAGTTATTCGCTGGCGATGTTGTTAGCTAA